The bacterium genome includes the window CACACCGCTCGTGGTAAAGCCCAATTTGAGTAAATCGCTTTGCAATTCGTAAGGCCAGGCCAACTCCAATACGGACCCGACACGACGCTTCTCGCGGTTGACTTCGACGACAATTTTTGACCAAGATTTACGAATTTCGCTCAATCCTCGTTCACCGTTTACCGGTGATTCTTTGGGCGGTTCCGTGACGACTACCGGCGTTGGTATTTCGGAATGTTTGACGGCTGGCGGTTTAAGAGGCGTTACAGGATTTACAGGAGCCGTTACGGCACTACTTTTTTTTTTACGGTCTCCGTATCGGGGTTCTCCAGTTTTCGGATGATCTCCGAAAGTTGAACGGAATCTTCCATACGAATAAGCTTCATCAGCATCAATTCGAATACAAAGCGTTGTTTGAGGCTCCATTTGACGCGTTGAATGGTCTCCGATACCAAATTCATCATGCGAATAAGGTCGGTTTCAGAAAATTGCTGCGATACGTCTGTAAATTTTTCGTGATAACTCTCATACACCGTCGTCAATGCCGATGCGCCGCAGGCTTTGGCCAGCAATACATTGCGTATATGCGCCATCAATCCGTGCAGAAACTCCGTCACATCAAGGCCTGCATCCAGTACGCGCGAGGCAAATTTGAATCCTTCGGAAACACTTTTATTGCGTATGATCGCCATCAGTTCAAAATATAACCCTGTTTCGATCAGCCCAAGCGCCTCACGCACGCGTTGGATACGCACCTGATTACCGCAAAAGGAAATCACCTGATCCAGCAAGGTCAGCGCGTCACGCATACCGCCGTCCGCCATTTGGGCGATTTCAAACAGTGATTCTTCGTCCATATCAATTTGTTCGATACGGCAGATATGTTTGAGTCGTCC containing:
- the dnaX gene encoding DNA polymerase III subunit gamma/tau; its protein translation is MSYLVIARKYRPMVFDDVIGQEHITTTLKNAIESKRIAHAYIFSGPRGVGKTTSARIFAKAINCENGGPTITPCNQCQSCLEITGGRSLDVLEIDGASNRGIDEIRSIRDNVRYLPVRGGYKIYIIDEFHMITKDAFNALLKTLEEPPPQVVFIFATTEPHKILPTILSRCQRFDFKRVAIEKIIGRLKHICRIEQIDMDEESLFEIAQMADGGMRDALTLLDQVISFCGNQVRIQRVREALGLIETGLYFELMAIIRNKSVSEGFKFASRVLDAGLDVTEFLHGLMAHIRNVLLAKACGASALTTVYESYHEKFTDVSQQFSETDLIRMMNLVSETIQRVKWSLKQRFVFELMLMKLIRMEDSVQLSEIIRKLENPDTETVKKKVVP